GCAATGGATACGCCCAAAGATACTATGCTACCAGTGGTAGCTCATCCGGAGCAGTAATTGCAAGTAACTAAAACTATATGTGCTACATATGGGATCAAACTAGAAATTCAACAGTTACACGCCAAAAAACTGTTGAACAATTTTTCATTTTTAATTATAAATCATTTTATCCATATTAAATTATTTTTCCTGTTGGATACTTTACTAATGGTTCCTGTTGGATATTTTACTAATAGTCCTATTGGATACTCTACTAATAGGTTAATTATATTGACTAGATGAAAAAAGTTATTTTAAATAAAGGTAAATTATCATTTGATAAGATGGAATAAATCAGTTTAATAAAAAATAAATTCACTCCAATAATAAGAATATCGTTTATATTAAAAAAGGTAATCAATTTAGTTGCGAGAGATGCCTATGAAATTTTCTTACTTGCTTGTATTAATATTGATAATGTTATCAATCAGTGTTTCTGGATGCACAGACATTACAGGAAATAATGGTACAAATAAAAGTAGTACCGGCGGAACTTTTGAAAATATGTGGGTTAAATTTCACTACCCCTCTGAATTGGTTATTCTGGACAATTCCAACAATACCACCTGTAAGATTGAGATATACAATAGTTCCAACACAGTAATAGAAAACATGGTTGGGGAGATATTTTACTACCAGGTTGATAAAATCGATCAAGAATCTTTTACAAAGGCTAAAAGAATTAGCATTGATGATAAATCCGGCATAAAGATTGAAGATGGACTACAGGTATGCTGTTATGTGTATCTTACTTCAGAATATACCGATGTAGAAACCATGATCTTGAACTTTGATGCCCATAATTACAGAGATGCTTATCAAAAAATCGCTGACACCATTGAAGTGAAAAAGATTCCCAGTTGAATTACAAAAAAGTAAAATCAATTAATAAAAAAAATCAGTTTCCAGAATCTTCAGAAACATGGAAACTGTTGAGTATATGGTTTATATCATCTTCAATGTCCTCCAGGGATCCTCCAGTTACAAAGGTAATGGTGTAGATGTAATCATCTTTTTGGAAAATAACCAGACTGACTTCTCCTAATTTTCCCCTTTCAGGACCAGCCATTTCATCAATTAGCATCTCTTTGGTTTCAACACCATCAATGGTCCGGTTAGTTTCATTAACAAGTTTACCTGTATTGATGTAAACATTCTCGTTTTTAATCTGTTTCACTGAGGTTCCGTTAGCTGAGATCTTCCGTATTGTAACTACTGTACGCTTATCAGAATCACCAGTACCATTTTTTTCACCCTGAATCAGCACACCTGCCTGGTGATCCTCAAATGTCCATCCATCAGGATAGTTAAAGGAAATTTCCATTTTATCATCATCTTTACTGGTGTAATGAGTTCCAGAAGTTAACACACTGTAGATCAATCCCAAAAAAATGATGACAACAATTGCCATGATAATAATCATTTTTTTATCCAAATTTAGCACTTAAAAAGCCTCCTGTGACGTATTATAACTATAACATTACATTAATTTCTTTATATTCAATTAAAATTTGTGAAATTTCTAATTTTTCAAAATATTAGATTTTAAATCCATATTTTTCTGCTATTCAATGGTTCAATATGAACAATGGAAAACTTTAATATTATCCATGAAACATAGTAAACCTTAAGAATTCATAGTTAAGTTTTGTATATAAAATTGTATTTAATGTATATTTCTTAGAAAAATACTGGTGATGTAAATTGGATAGAATTGATGATTTGTACTATCAGGGTCATCTTAAAAAAGTAGAACCTTCACCCCTTAAAAGTGCATTATCCCTCAAAGAAGCCAAAATGTGGTTAAAAGAAGCTGAATTAACCTATTCAAATAGGTTTTATCGTTCAACAAGAATTTCTGTCTATTTTGCATTCCTTCATGCAACCCGGGCAGTTTCCCTGAGGGATGGTGTTATTGAAACTGAATCCCATTATTTAATTGATTATCTTAAGAAATACTGTTACGATAAAAGCCTTAAACAGGAATGTCTGGATATGCTAAATTACATTTTTGACATCCACTACCAGGACCAGCATCATTTCCAGAGCACCCGTAATCCACTGGATATACAGCAAACCATCCGGTACTGTCATGTTTTTATAAAAAATATCGAAGTTTGCCTGGAAAAAACAGACAAATTACCCAAATCAGCTATAAAGAATGCCATTCGAGAAAAAGAACTTGATAAACCTGAATTTCTTCATAAAGAATAGTTGTTCCATTGAACTATTATCTCTGTAGATTATTATCTCTGTAAACTGTTATTTTTGTAAACTATTATCATAGTAAACAATTAACTGTAGTAATTATTAGCACTATAAAATTGAAATGTTAACTATTGATGTAAAATGAGTTAACTATTATGTAAAATGAGTTAACTATTGATGTAACAATGAGTTAACTATTGATGTAACAATGAGTTAACTATTGATGTAAAATGAGTTCATATAGTTCAGTCCTCATTTTTCTTGTTTTTCTTTAAATCCAGAACATCGTTGTAGATATCAATCCATATTTTATCAATACCACTGGGTTCCTGGTTCTTATTCAATGCTTCAATCTTCTTTTCAATGACTTCAATGTCACCTTCACGCATTAATTCATCGAATTTTCGTTGAACCCGCTCAATATCTTTTTTAAGATAGTTATCAGACATTAAAAATGGCTCCTAATTTAGTTAATGTTATATTATTAGTTTTTATTGTATAAATTCATTTTCAGGTCAAGATTTTTTTAGACTATGTGAAACTGTTCCTGAACAAGATAGGTATGTGAAAGTTCAACAATCCACCAAAGTTCTATTAAGATATAGCACATGAAATTACATTGGAAAACGCATATGAATATCTAGAATCTGGATTAGTGATTTTTCATTGATTAAGTCTCCTGCAATTTAATTGATAAACCCTGGTTTAATTCAATAAGTTATCCTTTTACTATTGAATATCTTTGTAGATTTTAACTTTAAATCACAGGATGCATGGAGGGCACTTAATCTGAAAGTGAGCATAATAACAGTTACTGATGTAAATGGGTATATTTTTAACTTATGCTGATGGTTAATAATGTTAGGGATGTTTATTTTTAACTTCCAGATGCCCACCACAATCACATTCAAGGGAAAAATCTTCCGGGGATTCTCCATTCTGGAGCTGGTAGTATCCGCCACATTGATCACAAACCAGAAATTTTTGATTCTTTTTAGCTGGTTTAATGGTGTTTTTTGAACTTTTTTTGGAAGATTTATCTAGAAAACCACCCAGATCTTTCATCAAACCTCTACCAGTTTTTTCAACATCCTGCATTATATTCATACCAGTTTCTTTAAGATCTTCCATAGGATCTTCTTCTTTTGCTGCCGAAGTTCTGGTAGTTGAAGTACCCTGGGGCACATCAGTTATTTTGGTACCAGTTTGAATTGTGGATTTAGGAGGTTGGTATTCGTAGACATTAACACCACACTCAGTACAAAAACGGGTTCCTGATTTAACCTCAGCGTTACACTTAGGACAAGTGGTTACTGGTTCGATTTTAGTTCCACACTCAGTACAAAATTTATCCTCTGGTTTTAATTCAACATTACAATTAGGACATTTTATCGGAGATTGATGGACTTCAACTTCTTCAGGTGTCTCTTCTATAGGATTTCCGCACTCTTTACAGAATTTAGAGCCTGTTTGAATCTTGGCATTACAGTTACTGCAAACTTTAGGTTCATCTTCCATTTTATAAAACCCCTTAAAAATTTTCTTACTTAATAAATTTTTGAATTAATGAATTAAAAAAATTATCCATTCTTTTCATGGTTACAGTTAGATGAAGGATTTCTAAATATCTCCCCTTTTCATCCTTTTATTAAATTTACTCTGATTAATTATATATGAGTAAATCTAAAATTTGTATAGGGAAATCTTAAATTCACTATTAAGATTAATGATGAGTTAATAGTCTTTATATCTACTTTATGGTGATGATAACAATTTTTAATAAATTTGATTAATGTCTTCCAATAAAAAAAATTAAAAGGTTGATAATTATGGTGGAAAGGTTAGCATCCAAATCAACAATTCGATTTAAACCACTAATATTCGTAACCATGATTATCATTCTGGTATTGGCGGTTTTTCCTTTGTTATTTTGGAACACTGCAACTTCCTTAACATATATGACAATTTTAATGCCATTATCAAGTTTTTTAACATTATCTTTGTTTGTTTACACTTCATGGTGGTCATATAACCATGATAAAACCATTTTCAGGGCCTGGACATTACTAACCATGGGAATAGGACTGTACTTCGGTGCTGATCTCCTTTATTTCATTTTTGAAAATATAAACAACATAACTGCAATATATACCATAGCTAACACCATTTATCTGTTATCATATCCTCTAATGATCGGAGGAATACTTTCATTCCTTCGGGAACCATATAAAATCAGAATTAAAGCGTTATTAGATGTTTTTATTGTTATGTTAGCTTCATTTTTTATAGTTTGGTTCCTTTTGGTATGGCCAGTTATGAAATCAAGTTATCCAGATTATGTGTCCATAATAATATCTATAACTTATCTATTTTTAGATCTTATACTGCTAACTGCCTATCTTACAGTGTTACTTGATGAAAATCGAAAAATAACAGAAGCACCCCTAATTTTATTATCTCTGGGTATTTTCTTTCAAATTTTTGCAGACATGTTCTATGCCTATCACGCAGTTGAGCCTACCTTAATATACGAATGGTTATTCACTATTTTATTTACTTCAAATGCGATATTTGCATCAGTAGCTGCTGTATCATTTTTAAAAAATGTTGACATAGATTTAAGGTCTTGGATATCCTATTATAAAGAATCAAGATTTAGAAATGAATGGATTTCTTATTTACCATTAGTTCTGGTTCTTTTTACTTACAGTCTTCTGATTATCACCACACCAGATAAGGCATTGATCTGGGGTGTGGGAATCATAGTGGTACTGGTTGTGGTCAGGGAGATTGTATCATTAAATGAGATCAAAAAGGCCCAGATGGTCCTGAAAAGGAACAAAGAGTTAATTGCAAGTAGGGAGGAACAGCTTTCTTTCATAACTACCAACATGCTGGATCTTATCACTGAATCAGATGAAAATGGTGTTTTCAAATATGTAAGCCCTTCATCTAATCAACTCTTGAATATTCCTCCTGAGAATCTGTTAGGAGAATCGTTATATCAATATATCCATCCACAAGATCTTGAAAAAGTAACTGAATCTCTTAAAAGTTCTGCGAAGCTGGGTTCCAGTGTAAGACTACGGTATCGTCATAAAAACTCCCAAGATGGTTATATGTGGATGGAAACTATTGGAAAACCCGTTTATGAGAATAATGAGTTTAAAGGATTTATTTATAGTAACAGGGATATCACAGAACAGAAAAAAGCTGAAAAATTTGTTAAAGATTCATTGAATGAAAAAGAAACTCTTTTAAGAGAAATACATCATCGAGTTAATAACAATCTGCAGATCATCTCCAGTCTGTTAAGTTTACAATCCCGAAATCTGGTGGATGAGAAGGATCGTGAACTTTTCACAGAAAGTCAGAACCGGGTGCGGTCCATGGCCATGATCCATGAAAAACTGTATCAATCAGAGAATTTAAGTTCCATCAAATTCTCGGATTATGTTAAAACTCTTCTGGATACTTTAATCTACGATGCCTCCCCTAATCTATCTAACATCAATATAGACCTGGATGTTGGTGATATTGAACTTAATCTTGAGACCTCGGTCCCGTGTGGTCTTATCATTAATGAACTGGTTTCTAACTCCCTGAAACATGCCTTTCCAAAAGGATCTGAAGGCACTATAACCATTAAAATGCGGGCTGAAAATGATAAGTATGTATTTTTTGTATCAGATGATGGTGTGGGATGTGTTCAACAAG
This Methanobacterium petrolearium DNA region includes the following protein-coding sequences:
- a CDS encoding PsbP-related protein, which gives rise to MAIVVIIFLGLIYSVLTSGTHYTSKDDDKMEISFNYPDGWTFEDHQAGVLIQGEKNGTGDSDKRTVVTIRKISANGTSVKQIKNENVYINTGKLVNETNRTIDGVETKEMLIDEMAGPERGKLGEVSLVIFQKDDYIYTITFVTGGSLEDIEDDINHILNSFHVSEDSGN
- a CDS encoding HEPN domain-containing protein, giving the protein MDRIDDLYYQGHLKKVEPSPLKSALSLKEAKMWLKEAELTYSNRFYRSTRISVYFAFLHATRAVSLRDGVIETESHYLIDYLKKYCYDKSLKQECLDMLNYIFDIHYQDQHHFQSTRNPLDIQQTIRYCHVFIKNIEVCLEKTDKLPKSAIKNAIREKELDKPEFLHKE
- a CDS encoding double zinc ribbon domain-containing protein, with amino-acid sequence MEDEPKVCSNCNAKIQTGSKFCKECGNPIEETPEEVEVHQSPIKCPNCNVELKPEDKFCTECGTKIEPVTTCPKCNAEVKSGTRFCTECGVNVYEYQPPKSTIQTGTKITDVPQGTSTTRTSAAKEEDPMEDLKETGMNIMQDVEKTGRGLMKDLGGFLDKSSKKSSKNTIKPAKKNQKFLVCDQCGGYYQLQNGESPEDFSLECDCGGHLEVKNKHP
- a CDS encoding sensor histidine kinase — its product is MVERLASKSTIRFKPLIFVTMIIILVLAVFPLLFWNTATSLTYMTILMPLSSFLTLSLFVYTSWWSYNHDKTIFRAWTLLTMGIGLYFGADLLYFIFENINNITAIYTIANTIYLLSYPLMIGGILSFLREPYKIRIKALLDVFIVMLASFFIVWFLLVWPVMKSSYPDYVSIIISITYLFLDLILLTAYLTVLLDENRKITEAPLILLSLGIFFQIFADMFYAYHAVEPTLIYEWLFTILFTSNAIFASVAAVSFLKNVDIDLRSWISYYKESRFRNEWISYLPLVLVLFTYSLLIITTPDKALIWGVGIIVVLVVVREIVSLNEIKKAQMVLKRNKELIASREEQLSFITTNMLDLITESDENGVFKYVSPSSNQLLNIPPENLLGESLYQYIHPQDLEKVTESLKSSAKLGSSVRLRYRHKNSQDGYMWMETIGKPVYENNEFKGFIYSNRDITEQKKAEKFVKDSLNEKETLLREIHHRVNNNLQIISSLLSLQSRNLVDEKDRELFTESQNRVRSMAMIHEKLYQSENLSSIKFSDYVKTLLDTLIYDASPNLSNINIDLDVGDIELNLETSVPCGLIINELVSNSLKHAFPKGSEGTITIKMRAENDKYVFFVSDDGVGCVQQGDMENNSKLGLNLVNSLIKQLDGTIEVLEGQGTAYKITFHELEYPKRI